From a single Brassica napus cultivar Da-Ae chromosome C9, Da-Ae, whole genome shotgun sequence genomic region:
- the LOC125592570 gene encoding F-box protein At2g35280-like, with the protein MPDDMLRLIVSKVGASSSADYCNTMMACKSLNFGLDDPLIAKTLNITPMVERPNISYGYGKMMESLLASNNLDAHYVKGMCEYFDLGNPVLGLYHLRIASKGAHKEVKYLYGVLLMATGMISKGKKILSKLTEDIGLDSVETSWENVQASLSHLTVEMKEVYVDSLISMEPELNCHPPGVNTVCYKCYHAYLMTEFFEMALGLNPAPAAA; encoded by the coding sequence ATGCCTGACGACATGCTGCGGCTCATAGTCTCCAAGGTTGGTGCTTCCTCCTCCGCTGACTACTGTAACACAATGATGGCATGCAAGAGTCTCAATTTCGGCCTAGACGATCCATTAATTGCCAAAACACTCAACATCACCCCCATGGTGGAGAGACCCAATATCTCTTACGGGTATGGGAAAATGATGGAAAGTCTTTTGGCATCCAACAATCTTGATGCTCACTATGTTAAAGGTATGTGTGAGTACTTCGATCTTGGTAATCCTGTTTTGGGACTCTACCACCTTCGTATTGCTTCTAAGGGGGCCCACAAAGAGGTCAAGTACCTTTACGGTGTTCTTCTCATGGCCACGGGTATGATCAGTAAGGGGAAGAAGATACTTTCCAAGTTGACTGAAGATATTGGTCTTGACTCCGTTGAGACAAGCTGGGAGAACGTCCAGGCATCTCTGAGTCATCTTACCGTGGAAATGAAGGAAGTGTACGTGGACTCACTCATAAGCATGGAACCAGAACTCAACTGCCATCCACCGGGTGTCAACACGGTCTGCTACAAATGTTACCACGCATATCTCATGACAGAGTTTTTTGAGATGGCCTTAGGGCTCAACCCAGCTCCTGCAGCTGCTTGA